One Hippoglossus stenolepis isolate QCI-W04-F060 chromosome 9, HSTE1.2, whole genome shotgun sequence genomic region harbors:
- the LOC118115225 gene encoding natterin-3-like: MSWCVAVVLTVLQLCSPALQSNPQLYVSQDGQEEPKLWLNPTKEDVVPSRDVINPPYVRDFPGTETTPHSFPMFEEHVNLKWVTWNGSFPNGAVAIFNGYTERTDYVCKVNCEAGFYTHSKGGFCQYPYADSEYSSSKFEMLVNVDHFEFLQWVEDSYGSVPKYSVKTCPNSDIYVGKNKYGLGKVVTQHEAFFLPWEGDEYWYKSYQVLAINRDVYSQHISHVEYAVDKMELYHQPPEALKLAKVTNLECRDVVKVVQLEKTSTVEKSWNIGRETRNGSVSTMKAKVPIISPGTVDFTKEQTVTFSEGTTTVESISHSVSVELLVPPNHSCTVRMDGRKMIADIPFTGRLSRTNHQGETHWTYMTGTYSDVNVGEINSVVERCQPVPDADPCPSAQD; encoded by the exons ATGAGTTGGTGCGTCGCTGTCGTCCTGAcggtgctgcagctctgcagcccgGCGCTGCAGTCCAACCCACAGCTCTACGTGTCCCAGGACGGACAAGAGGAACCCA AGCTGTGGCTTAACCCCACAAAGGAAGATGTTGTTCCTTCTCGTGATGTCATCAACCCTCCGTACGTTAGAGACTTCCCAGGAACTGAGACGACCCCTCACTCCTTCCCCATGTTTGAGGAACACGTCAACCTCAAGTGGGTCACGTGGAACGGCTCCTTCCCCAACGGCGCCGTCGCCATCTTCAACGGCTACACCGAACGCACCGACTACGTTTGCAAAGTCAACTGCGAGGCCGGTTTCTACACCCACAGCAAAGGAGGCTTCTGCCAGTACCCCTACGCCGACAGCGAGTATTCATCCTCCAAGTTTGAAATGCTGGTCAACGTCGACCACTTTGAGTTCCTGCAGTGGGTTGAAGACTCGTACGGATCCGTCCCCAAGTATTCTGTGAAAACCTGCCCCAACTCAGACATCTACGTGGGGAAAAACAAGTACGGACTTGGCAAAGTGGTGACCCAGCACGAGGCCTTCTTCCTCCCGTGGGAGGGCGACGAGTACTGGTATAAGTCGTACCAGGTCCTGGCGATCAACAGGGACGTCTACAGCCAGCACATCTCTCATGTGGAGTACGCCGTCGACAAGATGGAGCTGTACCACCAACCTCCCGAGGCCCTGAAGCTCGCCAAGGTCACCAACCTGGAGTGCAGAGACGTGGTGAAGGTGGTGCAGCTGGAGAAGACCAGCACGGTGGAGAAGAGCTGGAACATCGGGAGGGAAACCCGCAACGGCTCCGTCTCAACCATGAAGGCCAAAGTGCCCATCATCAGCCCGGGGACGGTGGACTTCACCAAGGAGCAGACGGTGACCTTCTCCGAGGGAACCACCACGGTGGAGTCCATCAGCCACTCGGTCTCCGTGGAGCTGCTCGTCCCACCCAACCACTCCTGCACTGTGAGGATGGACGGCCGCAAGATGATCGCCGACATCCCCTTCACCGGCAGGCTGAGCAGGACCAACCACCAAGGAGAGACCCACTGGACGTACATGACGGGCACCTACAGCGACGTGAACGTCGGCGAGATCAACTCTGTGGTGGAGCGGTGTCAGCCGGTGCCTGACGCTGACCCCTGCCCCTCGGCTCAAGACTGA
- the LOC118115226 gene encoding natterin-3: protein MVWDMKGVKYNTDGAEMITFSPETLDNTTVNNFEGHPVVRRVSLTKTYQVEQRWDTDPAVTKAVYGITARIRRHRVQRRDHQAMKLFLLLLWGLMALTSAGLQDIVKKSSQLRKVSLLNPELEDLEPQSTGNNVVSSPLTPPDLEQQQDLPSSYMFTDNVNLEWQTWNGSLPNGAISIYNGYTERNDYICKYKCEAGFYNPSLGPYCRYPYGDRESYAPEFEMLANRDNFEFLEWKEGSYGSVPQNSVRTCPGVGIYVGKNKYGLGKVVPQFEAFFLPWEGDEYWYKKYQVLAINRDAYSQHISDVKYAIDEVAIFQYPPETMRMSGVTNNDCQTVVKTVTISKTTEVETTWNIGRSTMLGITGSITAKIPFIGSGGIELGGEKTLQFSKGTTTVESLSHLVSVELTVPPNHSCRVRMEGRKIKADVPYTARLSRTYRSGETQWTSITGTYDGVQIGEVRAVVDRCEPVVDAKPCP from the exons ATGGTGTGGGACATGAAGGGCGTGAAGTACAACACTGACGGGGCTGAGATGATCACGTTCTCTCCAGAGACGCTGGACAACACCACTGTCAACAACTTTGAAGGTCACCCAGTCGTGAGAAGAGTTTCACTGACGAAGACGTACCAGGTGGAACAGCGGTGGGACACTGATCCTGCCGTCACAAAGGCCGTGTATGGCATCACCGCTAGAATCCGGCGGCATCGAGTTCAGCGACGAGACCACCAAGCG ATGAAGctgttcctgttgctgctgtggggCCTGATGGCTCTGACCTCCGCCGGTCTGCAGGACATCGTGAAGAAGAGCTCGCAGCTCAGGAAAG TTTCTTTGCTGAACCCAGAGCTGGAGGACCTGGAGCCTCAGTCCACCGGTAACAACGTGGTGTCGAGTCCTCTGACCCCCCCCgacctggagcagcagcaggacctgCCTTCCTCCTACATGTTCACCGATAACGTGAACCTGGAGTGGCAGACCTGGAACGGCTCTCTGCCCAACGGAGCCATTTCCATCTACAACGGCTACACCGAGCGCAACGACTACATCTGCAAATACAAGTGTGAGGCCGGCTTTTACAACCCCAGCCTGGGCCCTTACTGCCGATACCCCTATGGAGACCGTGAGTCCTACGCCCCCGAGTTTGAGATGCTGGCCAACAGGGACAACTTTGAGTTCCTGGAGTGGAAGGAAGGTTCCTACGGTTCAGTGCCGCAGAATTCAGTCAGAACCTGCCCAGGTGTTGGCATCTACGTTGGCAAGAACAAGTACGGTCTCGGGAAGGTGGTTCCTCAGTTTGAGGCCTTCTTCCTGCCTTGGGAAGGCGATGAGTATTGGTACAAGAAGTACCAGGTCTTGGCCATCAACAGGGACGCCTACAGCCAGCACATCAGTGACGTCAAGTACGCCATCGACGAGGTCGCCATCTTCCAGTATCCTCCTGAGACCATGCGTATGTCCGGGGTCACCAACAACGATTGCCAGACGGTGGTGAAGACAGTCACCATCTCAAAGACCACAGAGGTGGAGACCACGTGGAACATCGGCCGATCCACCATGCTCGGCATCACAGGCAGCATCACTGCTAAAATCCCATTCATTGGCTCCGGGGGCATCGAACTGGGTGGCGAGAAGACGCTACAGTTCTCCAAAGGAACCACCACGGTGGAGTCGCTCAGCCACTTGGTGTCTGTGGAGCTCACGGTGCCACCGAACCACTCCTGCAGAGTCCGCATGGAAGGTCGCAAGATCAAGGCCGACGTCCCCTACACGGCTCGCCTCAGCCGCACCTACCGCAGCGGAGAGACCCAGTGGACGTCCATCACCGGGACGTACGACGGAGTCCAGATCGGAGAAGTGCGTGCTGTGGTGGACCGCTGCGAACCGGTGGTCGACGCCAAGCCTTGTCCGTGA
- the LOC118114757 gene encoding protein FAM163B: MSAGTVVIAGGILATVILLTIVAVLCLCRLQYYCCKREESEKGEEEEPELCSMSPCRPLALSAPPTPPTPEHYSDEHETYPPTFLTEPNGPLGYSPTPPPRRCQRSHAFCPSCARCSLPFYLQHPERLCNGGRRVSYRTVQQQDLELPMDLASFYQKLNLIRSVTMREVVTHSVSTDV, encoded by the exons ATGTCAGCCGGGACAGTGGTCATCGCAGGAGGAATTCTGGCTACAGTCATCTTACTGACCATCGTCGCTGTACTGTGTTTATGTAGGTTACAG TATTACTGCTGTAAGAGGGAGGAGTCTGAgaagggggaagaggaggaaccggAGCTCTGCAGCATGTCGCCGTGCCGCCCCCTGGCTCTGTCAGCTCCTCCTACACCTCCGACGCCGGAGCACTACAGCGACGAGCACGAGACTTACCCCCCCACCTTCCTCACCGAGCCCAACGGGCCGCTCGGCTACTCCCCGACCCCTCCGCCACGCAGGTGCCAGCGCTCGCATGCCTTCTGCCCGTCCTGCGCCCGCTGCTCACTGCCTTTCTACCTGCAGCACCCGGAGAGGCTGTGCAACGGCGGGCGCAGGGTCAGCTACAggactgtgcagcagcaggacctGGAACTGCCCATGGATCTGGCCAGTTTCTACCAGAAGCTCAACCTCATCCGCTCCGTCACCATGAGGGAGGTGGTCACCCACAGCGTCAGCACCGACGTGTAG
- the LOC118114730 gene encoding calumenin-A has translation MIRLLLICFVSCVVLGEQTEKKSGVIEEEPLSHLEQQHDQSHEHEHEHEHEHEHEHEVLLEQDGARSFNQLQPEESIAQLGILVDRIDINKDDFISEDELKIWIQNVQRNYTNEQVEDRWKDFDVDEDGLISWDEYKNVSYGSYMDDPLMREDLNIPQMLQEERRFRAADTDGDLKADKHEFNAFLHPENFDHMKDVVVQETIEDFDKNGDGFIDLNEFIDELYPPGKDENTPDFMEKERQDFLEVKDKNKDGKLDKQELMELIFPADSEANSEAKNLLKESDTNKDGKLTKTEILDKHEMFVGSQVTNYGEAVVPHDEL, from the exons ATGATCCGTCTGTTGCTGATCTGCTTCGTCTCCTGCGTCGTCCTCGGcgaacaaacagagaagaagagcgGAGTGATTGAGGAAGAGCCGCTCTCTCACCTCGAGCAGCAACACGACCAAAGCCACGAGCACGAGCACGAGCACGAGCACGAGCACGAGCACGAGCACGAAGTTCTTCTGGAACAAGATGGAGCGAGAAGCTTCAACCAGCTCCAACCAGAGGAGAGCATCGCTCAGCTCGG aatCCTCGTGGACAGAATCGACATCAACAAAGACGATTTCATCTCCGAGGACGAACTGAAGATCTGGATCCAAAACGTTCAGAGGAACTACACGAATGAACAAGTGGAGGATCGGTGGAAAGATTTCGACGTGGACGAGGACGGACTGATCAGCTGGGACGAGTATAAGAACGTCTCGTATGGCAGCTACATGG ACGACCCTCTCATGCGAGAAGATCTCAACATCCCCCagatgctgcaggaggagcGCCGCTTCAGAGCCGCCGACACAGACGGAGATCTGAAGGCTGACAAACACGAGTTCAATGCTTTTCTTCATCCTGAAAACTTCGATCACATGAAGGACGTCGTGGTTCAG GAAACGATAGAAGACTTTGACAAGAACGGAGACGGTTTCATCGACCTGAACGAGTTCATCG ATGAACTGTACCCTCcaggaaaagatgaaaacactCCAGATTTTATGGAAAAGGAACGTCAAGACTTCTTAGAggtcaaagacaaaaacaaagacggGAAACTGGACAAACAGGAACTGATGGAGTTGATTTTTCCGGCCGACTCTGAAGCCAACTCTGAAGCCAAAAACCTTCTGAAGGAGTCCGACACCAACAAG GACGGAAAACTGACCAAGACGGAGATTCTGGACAAACACGAGATGTTTGTTGGAAGTCAGGTGACGAACTACGGAGAAGCTGTAGTGCCACACGACGAGCTGTAG
- the ptrh1 gene encoding probable peptidyl-tRNA hydrolase — MTLITAWNRFRRFVSPLVNKFLSFVTMRRLLTRVLHRVLLNESFSPVMVPEAEVHSHGRRKLVVGLGNPGMEGTRHSVGMAVLGALAARLDVADRWRGDKQVSGEVIVSEIQHTHVVLLRPRLLMNINGVSVAKAAGKYGVRPEDILLVHDELDKPLGKINIKLGGSARGHNGVRSCVDCLQTDVMQRLRVGIGRPTGKTSVERHVLGRFSLEERKVLDSVLVQSVDLLLSQLSQQESKPDSPSSPSSPAGGRGAAQKRTEG; from the exons ATGACTCTCATCACCGCGTGGAACCGTTTCCGTCGCTTCGTGTCTCCGTTGGTCAACAAGTTTCTGAGCTTTGTCACGATGCGTCGACTTTTAACCAGAGTTTTACACCGAGTTCTGCTGAACGAGTCCTTCTCACCTGTGATGGTCCCAGAGGCGGAGGTCCACTCACACGGCCGCAGGAAGCTG gtggtgGGACTGGGCAACCCGGGGATGGAGGGTACCAGACACAGCGTCGGCATGGCGGTGCTTGGCGCGCTCGCCGCCCGGCTCGACGTAGCTGACCGTTGGCGCGGCGACAAGCAGGTGTCCGGTGAGGTCATCGTGTCGGagatccaacacacacacgtggtgcTGCTCCGTCCCAGACTGCTGATGAACATCAATGGAGTGTCAGTGGCCAAAGCAG ccGGTAAATACGGCGTCAGGCCTGAAGACATCCTGCTGGTCCACGACGAACTGGACAAACCTCTGGGGAAGATCAACATCAAACTTGGAGGAAGCGCCAG AGGTCACAACGGAGTCCGCTCCTGTGTAGACTGTCTTCAGACGGAT GTGATGCAGAGACTTCGAGTCGGGATCGGACGGCCAACGGGGAAGACGTCGGTGGAGCGTCACGTCCTCGGCCGCTTCTCCTTGGAGGAGCGGAAGGTTCTGGACTCTGTTTTGGTCCAGAGTGTggacctcctcctctcccagctCTCCCAGCAAGAATCCAAACCggactccccctcctccccctcctcgccagcagggggcagaggagcagcacagAAGAGGACGGAGGGGTAG